Part of the Notamacropus eugenii isolate mMacEug1 chromosome 5, mMacEug1.pri_v2, whole genome shotgun sequence genome is shown below.
TGGACACAGAGTACAAGGGGGACTTGGCCTCTTATGACATGCGGCTCAGGCGTAAGCTGGACCTGTTTGCCAATGTTGTCCATGTCAAGAGCCTCCCAGGGTACAAGACTCGACACAACAACCTGGACTTAGTGATCATCCGTGAGCAGACTGAGGGAGAATACAGCTCCCTGGAGCACGAGAGTGCCAGGGGTGTGATTGAATGTTTGAAGATAGTCACTCGTGCCAAGTCCCAGCGAATTGCCAAGTTCGCCTTTGACTATGCCACGAAGAAGGGTCGAAGGAAGGTCACAGCCGTGCACAAGGCCAATATTATGAAGCTGGGTGATGGCCTTTTCCTGCAGTGCTGTGAGGAGGTGGCTGAGCTGTACCCTAGGATCAAGTTTGAGACCATGATCATTGACAACTGCTGTATGCAGCTGGTGCAGAATCCATACCAGTTTGATGTGCTTGTGATGCCCAATCTCTACGGAAACATCATTGACAATCTGGCGGCGGGTCTGGTGGGGGGTGCAGGTGTGGTTCCCGGTGAGAGCTACAGTGTCGAATATGCCGTTTTTGAAACAGGCGCAAGGCACCCATTTTGCCCAGGCTGTGGGCAGGAACATTGCCAACCCAACTGCCATGCTGCTGTCTGCGAGCAATATGCTTAGGCACCTCAACCTGGAATTTCACTCTAATATGATCGCTGAGGCTGTGAAGAAAGTGATAAAAGTGGGCAAAGTTCGTACCCCGGACATGGGCGGCTATGCCACCTGCCGGGATCTCACCCACGCCATCATTAGTAGCCTGCCTAACCAAGCCTACTGACAAATCtgggagaagaaataaattaagccaaggtaaaaaaaaaaaaaaaaattcagacaaaaatgaaactgcatATAAATATTTGGGGATAGAAACAAAGAAGTACTTAATggaattcttaaaaattaaattattttatttgttttcagtgttctacacccactttcatatatcttagattttttcctctccctctccctccttcctcactccctccctgagacagcatacaattttatataggttctacacatatattcctattaaatacattttcacctcagtcatgctgcatagaagaattaaaatgaatgggagaaatcataaaacaaaacaaaaaacataatacaaaagaaaaaggtctacttcattctgcgatcaaattccgtagttctttctctgcatgtggaaggcatttagcctcgagtccattgggaactttttaagtccttgcattgcaatgaagtaataagtctaccaggaaaaattcctcacacactgtggctgttgctgtgtaaaaagttctcctggttctactcctttcactcagcatcagttcatcctttaactgccttttcttttattgctgaaagcatttacaaataaaaaaaagttcattaagggaaagggccccacatgtacaaaaatatttatagcagctctctttgtggtggccaaaaactggaaataaaggggatgcccatcaactgcggaatggctgaataaattgtggtacatgaatgtaatggaatactactgtgctataagaaataatgaacaggaagacttcagagaggcttggaaagagttatatgaactgatactgagtaaagtgagcagagccagccaggagaacattatatgcgGTAACAGCCAGAGtgtgcaaggactatttttgaGACAGccttcataacaatgcaaggacctaaaacatttccaaaggactcatgatgcaaaatgctatccacatctagagaaaaaactatggattgcagaatgaagcagactattttctcttttggtatgttttgtctttcttatggtttctcccattcattttaggaatgcatgtgtagaattCAGACAAGATTGGatgctgtcttggagagagaggagggaacaaGGGGAAGCAAACTTGGAACTTATGagagtgattgttgaaaactaaaaacaaatacactaataaatttggaaaacacaaGTAATGATGAGCATGCAGactacagaaaaacctggaaagtcttataataaatga
Proteins encoded:
- the LOC140506982 gene encoding LOW QUALITY PROTEIN: isocitrate dehydrogenase [NAD] subunit beta, mitochondrial-like (The sequence of the model RefSeq protein was modified relative to this genomic sequence to represent the inferred CDS: deleted 1 base in 1 codon; substituted 1 base at 1 genomic stop codon), translating into MATLSSVRTLRRALAASPNLGAWRGLITTVATXAAQRSSVDDVKVEGAFPVTMLPGDGVGPELMHAVKEVFKAASVPVEFQEHHLSEMQNVASEEKLEEVLSSMKENKVAIIGKIHTPMDTEYKGDLASYDMRLRRKLDLFANVVHVKSLPGYKTRHNNLDLVIIREQTEGEYSSLEHESARGVIECLKIVTRAKSQRIAKFAFDYATKKGRRKVTAVHKANIMKLGDGLFLQCCEEVAELYPRIKFETMIIDNCCMQLVQNPYQFDVLVMPNLYGNIIDNLAAGLVGGAGVVPGESYSVEYAVFETGARHPFAQAVGRNIANPTAMLLSASNMLRHLNLEFHSNMIAEAVKKVIKVGKVRTPDMGGYATCRDLTHAIISSLPNQAY